Part of the Quercus lobata isolate SW786 chromosome 6, ValleyOak3.0 Primary Assembly, whole genome shotgun sequence genome, tttagatGGTCATTGTCTCTCTTAGCAATACTGGACTTCAGTTTTTGAACAATAGATTTAAGTAGtgaatttatttcaaaaactattatttctaattttaattttgatcagAGAAAATGGAAGAATAAAATTGTTGggagattgaaaatttttacactCTTAAACTACCACAAGCATACTAAAATGAGTTTAAATTTGGTAAGAATGAAGTGTAAAACCCATGtcttacacaatctaataagaAATTGTAACATCAACTTtctacttaaaattcaatacattgTACCATatctaataacatctcaataaactcctAATTGGGTTAGACTTTCATATGGTTATTAGAATTAATTGGATGTGGTTATGCTTATTCTTTAATATGTTATATGATGATGTGATATGATGAGATTGGAGGGTgtaaaatttggggttttacaccatttccttataaaatttaatctttactaaaatatattaatagaATGTTGAACATTCGAAAAgagtatatattttaaaaataatttttatttattaaatttttggcatttaattaaaaaatttatattgtaagATCGATAGACAATGTATTTTATTAGGACAAGTTGAAACTTAGAtgattaattttagattttagcttattttttaattgttaatttttaagTGAGAGCCATAGGgcaattagtttttattttattttattgagtttttatttatttatttttttgataggtattttattgagtttttttttttttttgatataagatagaatttttactctagtctaatctaagtgtatatatatgtaaaattttctCATAAAGACTTGAATATCTCatgaatatttatatttatagaaTTACCAATTCAAGGATGGTGCATTATTGAGTTTTAATCCTAAGTAAAACGCTGGTTTTACGCCGTCCAACGAAAACACTCCATATCATTATTTCAGTAAAACCTGAATACACTTTACCACACACACAATAGTAACACTTAAATCCCAAATCCACAAACACGTATCAGAATTCAGACCTAATCAAGAAATCTCCTCGCTCTGTTTCCTCTTGCCTAGACCTCCACCCCCACCACGCACATCCACACACAAGTCACCGGATTCGTCGCTGGAGCTTGGAAACCCCGTGAGCGTGGTGTCGCCGCCATCCCAAGGTTTGTTTTTTTTCGtgatttgcattttttttttccaatttggATTTCAAATTATTGATGGGTTTGGATTGCTTTTTTGGACTTTAATAACTTGATTTggtatgggtttttgtttttctgtatTTTGGTATCTTGATGGGGTTTTGATTAGATTTCTAAGTGTTAGGGTTTAACCCCTAAACGAATCTGATTGTGGTTCTTCAGAGGATGGGTTggtattttttggttaaaaatatgtattctaCTGTTGAGTAATATGGGAAAAGAGAAATCAATATGAAAtctaaagaaatattatatttcaaaaaaatttcttaattttggttacaattaaaaagtaaaatggttGATTTATAAAGGAACACCTTGTTTCTTTGTCTTGCAGCTATTTAGGACCCTGTAATTACTCTCATATCAAAAGGAAAACCTTGAATTTTGAAGAAAGTAATTTTGCACTCTAATAGGACTTAATAACTTAGTCatttgaattaaaaaggaaaaaaaaaaaactatttttgccttgaaaatttatttttggtagttAGAAATTAAGCAAGACCAAGAACACAAATTTTCCGTTGACTGTATTTTGTCCAAGTTTCAAGGTTACTAGCTCGTGACTTGTGGATTTGATAtgctttatcatttttcatCTCTCATTTTGGTTCATCTAGGTAAACTGAAACAATTACTAGCTTTGCGTCTGTCCTTGTGTTTATAAACAAGCTTGAagtcaagaaattttttttaaaactaactCACCAACCCATGAAAAACTAACGCAAGGTGtcgagttgggttgggttgatcTACTTATCCATAGTTCAACAAACAGCTTATATTCAAAATTGTCAAATAAAACCTGacattagtattttttttttcattaaaaaacaaagttttaatCACATGAATTACACAATTTCTACAACatcatcaataattttaaaatatcattattatCATTACTTCTACTAAAATATcattagtagaagtaataaaaagtAGTTTTCTATTAAGGAGATAACAGAGAGGATGACTTtggatagaaaatagaaaattttacatGTGGCCAACCTTAACTAGTCTATTCAAAACCTTTAGCTGACcctaaaattttgagattaaggctttgtttttgttattgttagaGGTAATTTAATTGAATTAGGTATACTgaagtatatataattttctgtTTCTCTTTGGTTTTGGAAAGCTTGTGATGTTTTTCTGGTTGTTGATTGGGTGTCTCTAATATTTTGTAAAGATATGGTGTTTTGGTTCAAAACCTATAGGGTGTGTGTATAATTAtaaaggggaagaaaaagatATGGGTGTTTTAGTTATAAATTCTGGAGGTCTTTGATGGAACTTTTAGGTTCCGTTTGGAAGTTCATAagggaagggaatggaatggaatgcaataataataagggaatggaaagaaatggaatgtatttaaataagggaaaggaatggaaaagaatggaattaagtaatcttgattggatgttttaaaataaaggaatggaaatgaatgaaaatgaatggaatgtaagtaatcttgtttgggagcaacatggagggaatggaatggaataattttatgacaatattactattagacctctattttaaaataaaaagttgaataTACAGgggtattttgagagttttagtaaaaaaatcattaaatttaatttcgttccctcccattcctcctaATTTtgagggaatgaaaatttgaagttttaaggGAATAAAGAGGAATGAGTGTTTCTTCTTACTCATTCCATTCActcctacttaaactcccaaacaagggaagagaagaatattctaaaatgattcttttcattcctttccattctattccatttcCTCCTCCCAAACGAAGCCTTAAAGACTTGTATAAGTTTctctgatttttctttgcattaaaTTTGTTGAATCAAAGGACTTTTAGTTTTACTGAATTTTGGGTCACATACAAAGAAATTGTAAAGAATCAACCAATGAAAATGACTCAAATAATTTCTGAATGCAGGGTGAAGGAGGGTTGGAGTATTTCTTTGAGAGATTAAAAATTCTAGGTATTCTGATTTAGAAAATGTCGAGTAAGAAAGAAGATAAAGCTCAGGTTGCAGCTGAAAGAATCAAGGCTGCAACCTTGAGTGCTGCGAAAGGTCTTAGTCGTGCTCAGGCTGAACGGGCTGCAGCAGCTGCAGCACGAAATGTCAATGCTTATGGGCAGAAGGAAGAAGGGCCTAGCAGATGGCAGGAGAAAAGGGAGGCAAAGAGGCAGATGTATTTGAACAGTACTGAAAAGGCTGTGAGATTGGGTGAAAGGAAAGACCTTAAGGCTACTATGACTACCACGAGTGGTGTGGCTTCACAATGCCAGAAGTGTTTCCAGAGTGGTCATTGGACATACGAATGCAAAAATGAACGTGTTTACATCTCACGACCCTCTCGGACCCAGCAACTTAAGAACCCCAAGTTGAGGATGAAGGTGTCAATCTCTTATGATTTAGATAATCCTGATGTTAAGGAGGAGGAGAAGCCTGAAAAGAGTTATAAGAAAAGCAAAAGGAAGCAACGGGCAGATTCTGATTCTGGTAGTGACAGCGAGGCTTCAGTTTTTGAGACTGATAGTGGAGCATCGTCAGTTACCGGATCTGGTTATTCTTCAGAGAGTAGTTCGGATTATAGTTCATCATCTGATTCAGAGGAGGAGAGGAGGCGGcgaaggaagaaaaagaagcagaagAGGGGGAGGCGTAGTAAGAGGTACAGTACTTCGTCTGAGTCTTCTGATTCGGACTCGGCTTCAGAGTCTGATTCTGATGATAGGAGCAGCCGCAGGAAGAGCAGGAGGCACAGCCGAAGGCGCTAAAGGAGGTAGTTGAACAGTAAGGATCAGTGGCATGGAGTAGTATTTGCTTTACTATTTTTCTTGTGTGTTGTTAACCTCTACGGGCTCCAAATATATTCTCATCAGCACCTATGGAACTTTGTGAAGGTTTTATGCATGTTGCAAGCTGTGCCTTGTAAAATAAGCTTAGTagatgttttcttttttctgttatTGTATGATAAAATACTTAAGATTTTGCCTTGTTTGCCTTTTCATATTGCAGTTTGTTCTTGACCTTTTCAGTTCTCCTTTAAGTTTGTCAAACAAGATTAGTCTATTGGTGCAAGTAAAGCATCAGATTTTTCTATAGTTTGAGTTTACTGTTGCTAGTTTTGAGGACCATGACTGGCTATCATGGCTTTGAAGTAATAAATTTGGTAGTTACTGGAAATGAAAACTGCATTTAGTCTTAGCTGGATAAATTTCGCTACTTTTGCATCTGAACCATATCACCCTCTGCAGAGAGCATTAGAACCTTCTTCAGTGCTTGCATATATCTGGCCTTGTCAGCTTCTTATGGTCTATGATTCTGGATCTTCATCTAAAATGGTGTGCAGTCTAAgctttaaatcattttttttattgaatccaAGTCAGGCTGAGCAGTGAAAAGAAAAGGTTGCCAAAGACCCTTGGCATCCTCACTGAAAATTTTcagtacaaaagaaaagatattagGAATATGGAATTAGGGATGTAATTAATTCCAATCCAAGggtcttttgttttatttatttattattattattagtattttttttttatacaagatagaatttttactctagtttaatttaattgtatatgtgtgtgagtctccctcctggagacttgaacgcCGGTCCTTGCTCCCTccccacaagtatttatacttgtggagtgactactGCACTTGGTGCGCggtggttttattattattgtagacAGTAGGAGAGGGGGCTGATTTGAACCACGAAGGatgttattagttattaccaCTCAAACTTGTACATTGTGAACTGTGAGCTTTTTGCTTTCTTGGATTAGTGAACTGCATATTCAAGCCCCATTTTGGCGAATCCTATTGGGTTAGATCTGGaatggaggtggaggtggaggtggagttGGGGTACTGGGGTTGCAGTTTGGACGAAAAATAAAGATTTCAGGGAAACACTCTAAAAGCAGAGAtagaaagcaagaaaagaatCTCTCTTCATAGTTTTATTGAGAATTCATAGACACCTTCACCATAACTACAGTAATATTCAAAGGCCAGATTATTAGCTGACCAAGATCAAGCAATCCGTGGTTTTGCTGCAATAGGCCACGACCATGCCACCTCCAAGGGTTATTTATGGCTTCGTGACGACCTTCTCCGCTGAGAGAAGCCTCTGACAAGGTCACCATTCATGCTGTCATTCTCATTGATCATAACAATTTATCCTTACCTTTTATAGTAAAGGTTTAAGTAATGGTGTTAAGATTACTTTTTGACTCTAGGGTCTAATTTCTTACCTTTTAAAACTCCcatgtttaatttgttactattGAAACTATAGGGTTTAATTTAGACTACCCTTAAATTATGTGgtttaaagtgaaaatttttcaatttaatttttagatttccGACTTAAGccccccttttctttttgaagtaagAATTCTTGAATTTCACTTTCGCTCTTGGCAATCTACTTATCCCATGTCAAAGTGATTATGGATTAacccaaaaaagtaaaaagataatAGAAAGTTAGGATTTTGATTGATCACATTGAGTAAGTTCAAATTGTAATTATCCAAATGAGCCTACGATAAAAGCTTTAGAGTGATAAGAATTCATCTCAAAAggtaaaaagataaaagaagctTGTAGTtggacacttttttttttttttttttgagagttttaacttatggcgTTCGTTTCTGATGATATTCATCAATTGGAGTAAAACAAAATTGTAATTATGTTAACGAGTCGAAGGTAAAAGTTTCAAAGTGATTACTAATTATGAATTAACCAAAAAAGGATAAAGGATAAAAGAAAGCCAAGATTCTAGTTGGACATGTTTGACTCATTGTAAGGGGGTAGGCTGTGCTAGTGgtgttgggctgcctcctgctgTACTAAGCCCAAGTTTTTTGGATAAGAGAGTCGAGATCGGCTCAACTTCAGCTTAAGTTGGTCCGGCTTGTATGCAAACTAGGCCAAATCTGTCAGGGACGTGTTCACGGCAGGCGAAACTGTTTCAGACAAATTGTGACAGGCAGacataataatagtaaaataaacaggaAATATCTAGCCACTTTAATGGGGAATTGACCAAATAGCCCGTAACatcaattacaataacaatactatttgctttctttttacgaaagagaaagaaaaggaataaCAGAGAACATCAAATGTTTATAAACATGGGTTAATCGGAATACTGGAGGAAATCGACCGGAAATTCAATCCATGGGAGCAGAACCACAAAGGGGAGAACGTCCCTCCTCAAAGCAGTCAATCTCTCAGGAAAGAGTCCTGCCGTAGAGGTTAACAACCCTGAGGGAAACGGGCCTGAGTGGTTTTCTGCGTAGGTGCTTTCGAGTTTTTTTTACAGAGGGCCGGATTtcatgagggagagaagggactaatctaccggtgcatgcctACCTTTCTAATtcttactatttctttctttcttctcacttCGTTTTCTTCgctatttcttttaagttttctacTTCCTTTTCAAAGTTTCGTCGTTCCTCCTTCCTTTGTTCACGACAAgaccctccttttatagtgcttGCTGTGACCCGATTTTACTGTTTTGACCCTTAACttcctttgtctggtctgggtgtactggcTGACCATCACTGTTCCGTTTGTGTGTCGCCCTCCCATCGCCAGACaaggaagagtattttgtttgctagtTTGTTGTGGCACCCTTTCTTGCTATGGTttgggttatttctctctccctatctcccgtggcatgcacctaatggttccaactcagcttatctcttttgggtagtaagtcatcccagcaggacacctCCCAGAAAGAGCCTGAAACGGAaccataaaaatagattttttccctctccccaccactaaaccatgccctctgatcCCTCGACCTCACCATgctctgtattggctgggtacaggctggtggtaccccaccaccaaaccatgccctctgatcCCTCGACCTCACCATgctctgtattggctgggtacaggctggtggtacTTGGGCCTTGCGCTTGccttcattccatatgtgtccaaaacttgcctACTGCCCATTCGTCTGCCATGGCCTGGAGGCTTGCCGTCCGTGTTTttttttgacctcttatgtGGGCTGTTCTTTGTTTTCCCGCTCCATTCAAAAGCTGGGttttatttgatgatgggtCTTACATTTCTTTAGACCACTCCTtggtttcctttatttcttgcaatgtcGTACTGTTATTCCTgtcgtaataacttaatcctgctgggcctcttttagGCTAGCCGTTTATTCCTTCTCTTAGTGGCTTGGCATGaccactgttttgcttttatttatgggctcctatgtcccttttggctttcttttgggcatcctcggcccgttttgctttctttgggtttcctcggcccttttgctaattttacgttcccatgggctttttattaactttattgggcttccctggcccaataaccttattctcatccttgggatTTATGGGCCtaccataaaccccttactttcttagtttatATTACCTTGGGCCTGCGACGGTCAtttctcgcttttctacctcatacactgcccatgagatgctatttctttctttctgggcttctttgagcccacttgcctcttcaagacccattcatttatttcttgagccagtgatccattattcctgccgcttgggcctaatggttttgctgtCTGCTTTCAATTCTTTGTTtcccttgttattgggctttctttctttccacctagattctcacaaatggccctcaacactCATCAATTCAAGTAATGTGAAATTGTAATTATGTAAATGAACCCATGGTAAAAGCTTCAATTTAAATGTGTAGTGTAAGGATAAGAAATTATATTCCTATGTTTTGAGTCTTTATCTAATAGTAAGGCTAGGATTACTATACTTCGAAGATAGTTTAGACACTTAAAAAACTAACATCCAACTCCGGCCTTAGTATTGTGTGGGGTAAAGCTTAGAGGAAAAAATGATTCTCAATTTcagaatttcttttcttaagCAAGGGAAAATTTAATGAATGCCTTAAGTGTATTGGTTTAAGaagtattattataatttttaatgaaaaaaggaaaaaaaaaaaaaaattgactactTTTTATcttctaaataaaaaacatgagagcagtattttttttttttttgattgaaaagGTAGAATGAAAGTAGTATTAAAAGTTTCTTAAGATTgttcattaacaaatgctcTAAGGGCAAccgttaaaaacttaaaatgaagATGATTGAGCTTAATAATGCGAGTTTGTAACTAAGTAGGGCATTAAAGTGATTGAAAATATGGTGAAATTGTCTTAGTTGGAATTACGTGATCTGTTGGTCGTGAGTTGACCTTAGCATGTCTTTTTGTCCTTGGATTAGTGGACGCCAAATTAGTTGAATatgttttcttgaaaaaaaaaaataataattgagaAGAAGAGGAGATAGATGAATGAggaaaaattgcaaaataatattgtagttgcacgattttcctggcccaaattctattaatcaggccttggcccaaagcgcaacccacgataaatatttgtagaggatgggtcaaagaacttagcctcagtgagcctattcggtctgatacatggacaatatCGTTGCAGTagataaaaacacaagaatggatctctcacgtatgattctatttcttcaatTCCTAATACAGtttttccgtccccttctttgagggactccactacattagaTAGTTCTTCTCCTCTCATCttaaccttacacttgttgatcatttaagcatctacttgagcacctgtcccatcaaccgccctcatcactccctttgtgagttgcagaggccaaggtggtactgttcaggagtcttttcctcattaatgcggccaagagggtggttggggcgcaattaatgtggtggtagctttccgtgagatattttggattttattcattttatatgttgggaggatgaactgaattggctggggagagttcctcgtttgggtttcgtgatgtccgaggaggagttactcctcggacaggtttccttgccgttattgggattgagtaatgcttcatatgtggcttctcttcggacaggacgctcctcggtcgggcctgaatttggaatagtccattatttttgggccgggccccacaaatattatttaaattttcaatattttaaaactatttaataatttagtctctatttttttaatcgtgtttttaaaatcatgaaaCATGATTTTACTTACAATTTAATCAATTAAGATGAACTCATGTTTTCAAAAGtcgattttttttaagaagaaaaacctgatttttgaattgaaaaaattaaaaaaaaaaggggttgaTCACCCGTTTTTGCCCTTTTAAAATGACTATAATTTCAGTGTGCCCCAAAGAGCCACTAGCAGAAACTAGAAAGGTCGATTCGAAAGAAAGCAGcagcagagaaagagagagagcccGCCAAAGCCAAAGAAAACTCTGAAAACACACTGCCCTGCTCCGTCACCTCATCTATCTCTCCTTTTAGCTTCCAAGATGAGTACCATGAAATTTTGCCGCGAATGGTCAGTATCACACTCaccctcatcatcatcatcatcatcatacaTTACATACATGCATCCACATTTATTAACACCATCTATTCCTCATGCttttattttacccaaaattaaaattaaaaaaaaaaaaaaaaactgtatattagtttcattgtgaaaattttaatttttctttgtgtgtgtgtttttttttttttttttttttttttttttttttttttaaaaaaaatttcagtaaCAACATTCTGTACCCCAAGGAAGATAAGGATCAGAAAATCCTTCTCTACGCTTGCCGCAATTGCGATCACCAggtcctttctctctctctctctctctctctcattattatttttaaattatggttagggtttctatttcatttatttgttcttatacactgcgtttttttttttaatatataaatttcttgatTCAGTGCTAAAcccattaaaaagaaaaaccctaattttacttctctgcatttatttttttgagggaaaattAGAATAGCTAGCCCCcaaaggttttattttatttatttatttttacctataaaaaaaaagtttttacaaAAATGACAGTCCTATACCCAAAACATACATGACAAATGCAAGTATCTATTTTACCCTTGAGTTATTCAGTTAAgctttcataattttttttacggACAAGTACAATACTTCGGTGCTGTTACTTAGGTTTCTTCTTAAAATTCGGCCATGTGGCTAAGATTCTGTCACGTTGATTCTTCCTTATGGgatggaagtatatttttttatataagtagtCACATGGTTGAATCTTAAGAGGGAAATCTAAGGAATAGTATCATCTAAGCTGctgtatctaaattttgtttgtttttttttatatacttcaATTCTCAAGAgcaaaaaattttgggggttACTGACATTTCCTTTTATAGCTTAAAGGAGGTTggtatacacacatatatatatatatatatatatattttttttttttccttttatttttggtgattaGGTGTAAAAACCCTAATGTGATTCTTgcta contains:
- the LOC115994829 gene encoding zinc finger CCHC domain-containing protein 10; this encodes MSSKKEDKAQVAAERIKAATLSAAKGLSRAQAERAAAAAARNVNAYGQKEEGPSRWQEKREAKRQMYLNSTEKAVRLGERKDLKATMTTTSGVASQCQKCFQSGHWTYECKNERVYISRPSRTQQLKNPKLRMKVSISYDLDNPDVKEEEKPEKSYKKSKRKQRADSDSGSDSEASVFETDSGASSVTGSGYSSESSSDYSSSSDSEEERRRRRKKKKQKRGRRSKRYSTSSESSDSDSASESDSDDRSSRRKSRRHSRRR